Below is a window of Micromonospora chersina DNA.
CCGTCGAGGACCGGGAGGTTTCCCTTGAGGTAGAGGTCGATGCAGGACGCGACGAACGCCCGGCGGGACGCGTCGGTGCGCGCGGCGTTGGAGAAGTACGTCGACCAGCTCCAGCCGCCCAGCGAGATCATCACCTTCAGGTCGGGGTGGCGCTCCTTGAGCTTGGCCAGCTGGCCGAAGTTGCCGTTGAGCGGCTCGCCCCAGGCGTCGGCCACGCCGTCGACGCTCTCCTCCGCCGGGACGGGGCGCTGGTAGTCGGCCCAGGCGTCCCCCTCGCCGGGCCCGCCGTCCACGTAGCACCGTCCGTCCTCACTGACGTTGCCGAAGGCGTAGTTGACGTGGGTGAGGCGGTCCGCCGCCCCGGAGGTGTCGAGCTTCTTCACCGGGAAGGCCCGGCCGTAGATGCCCCACTGGGTGAAGTAGCCGACCCGGTGGTACCCGTCCCGGCGGGGCGAGCCCTCCGCGGCGCCCGCGGCGGTCGGTGGGGCGGCCGCGACCAGCATGGTCGACAGGGCGGCGAGGGCGGTGAGGCGGCGGTGGCGGAACGGTCGCATCGGCACTCCCAGGGGGCCGGATTAGTAAAGAGACCTTTCTGATCGATGAAGCTAAGCCGGTCGTGATTCGCGGTCAAGAGCGCCGCGTGGAGTTGCTAGGCTGGCAGGTGCGCGCGTCGGGAGACGGTGCGCTTGACTCGAAGGAGACCGACATGACGGGCGACGACGACATCTCCGGGTGATTCCCGGCCCCTCGTCGCATCCCTGTCCCGTCATCCGGGCGGCCGTGCCCTGCCCGGCTCCACCGTGAGGTCTCTCCGATGTCCGACGCCTGCGTCGTCTGCACCAACCTCTCCTTCTCCTGGCCCGACGACACCCCCGTGTTCCAGGACCTGTCCTTCACCGTGCCGCCCGGTCGCACCGGCCTGGTCGCGCCCAACGGCGCCGGCAAGACCACCCTGCTGCGGCTGATCGCCGGCGACCTCACCCCCACCGGCGGCGCCGTCACGGTGGACGGCCTGCTCGGCTACCTGCCGCAGAACCTGCCCCTCGCGGGCGACCTGACCGTGGCCCAGGTGCTGGGTGTCGACGCGGTGCTTCGGGCGCTGCACGCCATCGAGGCCGGCGACGCCCGCGAGGAGCACTTCACCACGGTCGGCGACGACTGGGACGTGGAGGAGCGCAGCCGCGCCGAACTCGACCGGCTGGGCCTGGGGGACGTCCCGCTCGACCGACGGCTGGCCACGCTCAGCGGTGGGCAGGTGGTCTCCCTCGGCCTCGCCGCGCAACTGCTCCGCCGCCCCGACGTGCTGCTGCTCGACGAGCCGACGAACAACCTGGACCTCGACGCGCGGCACCGCCTGTACGGGGTGCTCCAGGAGTGGTCCGGCTGCCTGCTGCTGGTCAGCCACGACCGGGCCCTGCTGGACCGGATGGACCGCATCGCCGAACTCGACCGCGGGGAGGTGCGACTGTTCGGCGGCAACTTCACCGCGTACGAGGAGGCATCCCGGGCGGCCCGGGAGGCGGCCGAGCGCACCGTGCGTGGCGCCGAGCAGGAGGTGAAGCGGGAGAAGCGCGAGATGCAGCAGGCCCGGGAGCGGGCCGAGCGGCGGGCCGGCAACGCCGCCCGCAACCTCGACAGCGCCGGCCTGGCCCGGATCGTCGCCGGGGGACTCAAGCGCAGCGCCCAGGAGTCCGCCGGGCGGTCCCGGCAGTTGCACGCCAACCGGGTGAGTGAGGCCCAGTCCCGCCTCGACGAGGCCAGCAGAGCGCTGCGCGAGGACCAGACGCTGACCCTGGACCTGCCGGACACCACAGTCCCCGCCGGACGGACGGTCGTGGCGGGGGAGCGGATGCAGGTCCACCACGACGGCCGGCCCGTCTTCGCTGGGGCGGGCGTGGACGTCACCATCCGGGGACCGGAGCGGATCGCCCTGACCGGCCCCAACGGCGCCGGCAAGTCCACCCTGCTCCGGCTGCTGCGCGGGGACCTCGACCCCGAGGGCGGGGAGGTGCGCCGGGGCGACGGCCGGGTCGCGTACCTGTCGCAGCGGCTGGACCTGCTCGACCCGGACCGGACGGTGGCGGAGAACTTCGCCGCGTACGCCCCGGACCGGCCACCGGCGGAGCGGATGAACCTCCTCGCGCGGTTCCTCTTCCGCGGCCCGCGCGCCCACCTGCCGGTCGGCGTGCTGTCCGGCGGGGAACGGCTGCGGGCCACCCTCGCCTGTGTCCTGTACGCCCAGCCGGCTCCCCACCTGCTGCTGCTGGACGAGCCGACGAACAACCTCGACCTGGTCAGCGCGGGCCAACTGGAGAACGCCCTGGGCGCGTACCGGGGAGCGTTCGTGGTGGTGAGCCACGACGAGCGGTTCCTCGCCGAGATCGGCGTGCGGCGGTGGCTCCGCCTCGACGGCGGCCGGCTCCGCGAGGTGCCCGCGCCCGACCCGGTCTGAGTCTCGTCGCGGCTCGGCGGAGACGGGGTCTGGACGGACTTAAACTTGCACCGCTAGTTTATGCCGCATGGACCTTCAGCTCTCCGCCGAGCAGGCGGCGGCCCGGCGGCTCGCCGCCGAGTTCGTCGACCGGGAGGTGGCGCCGCACGCGACGGCCTGGGACCGGCGGGAGGCGGTCGACCCCGACATCGTCGGGAAGCTCGGGCGGCTCGGGTTCCTCGGGCTCACCGTCCCCGAGGAGGACGGCGGGTCCGGCGGCGACCACCTCACCTACTGCCTGGTCCTGGAGGAGCTGGGCCGGGGCGACTCCGCCGTCCGGGGCATCGTCTCGGTGTCGCTCGGGCTGGTCGCGAAGTCCGTCGCCGGCCACGGCACAGCCGCGCAGAAGCAGGAGTGGCTGCCCCGGCTCTGCTCCGGCGCCGCGCTGGGCTGCTTCGCCCTCACCGAAGCGGACAGCGGCTCGGACGCGGCCGCGCTGCGCACCCGGGCGGAACGCGACGGCGGCGACTGGCTGATCACCGGCACGAAGACGTTCATCACCAACGGCACCACCGCCGACGTGGCCCTGGTCTTCGCTCGCACCGGCGGCCCGGGGCACCGGGGCATCACGGCGTTCCTGGTGCCCACCGGGGCCGCCGGGCTGACCCGGCGGGAGATCCACGGCAAGCTCGGCCTGCGCGGGCAGGCCACCGGGGAACTCCGGTTCGACGCCGTCCGGGTGCCCGACTCGGCGCGCCTCGGCCCGGAGGGCGGCGGCTTCCGGCTGGCCCTGGCCACCCTGGCCAAGGGCCGCATGTCGGTGGCCGCCGGCTGCGTCGGCATCGCGCAGGGCTGCCTGGACGCCGCGGTCGGCTACGCCGGGCAGCGCGTCCAGTTCGGCAAGCCCATCGCCGGGCACCAACTCGTGCAGCAGCTGATCGCCGGCATCGCCGTCGACACCGCCGCCGCCCGCCTGCTGGTGTGGCGGGTGGCCGACCTCGTCGACCGCGGCGAGCCGTTCGCCACCGAGTCGTCGATGGCCAAGCTCTTCGCCAGCGAGGCCGCCGTCCGCGCGGCCGACAGCGCCGTCCAGGTCTTCGGCGGGTACGGCTACATCGACGAGTTCCCGGTCGGCAGGTACCTGCGCGACGCCCGCGTGATGACCCTCTACGAGGGCACCAGCCAGATCCAGCAACTGCTCATCGGACGCGCGCTCACCGGCGTCAACGCCTTCTGAGCACAGGACGAACCCACCGACCCGGGAGGGCATCTGACATGAGGAGCTTCGCGCGTATCGAGGAGCCGGACGGCCGCCCGCTCCGGAGCGCGGCCCGATGACCGCGCTGTCGCTGGCCATGGTGCTGGCCGAGGCCGCCCGGCGGCACCCCGACACGGTGGCCGTGGTCGACGGCGACACCCGGGTCACGTACGCCGAGCTGTGGCGGCAGGCCCGGGGTTACGCCGCCGGGTTGCGGGAGCTGGGCGTCGCCCCGGGCGACCCGGTGGCCCTGCTGGCCCCCAACGTGGTCGACTTCCCCCGGGTCTACTACGGCGGCCTCGCCGCCGGCGCGGTGCTGGTGCCCGTGCACCTGCTGCTGACCGTCGACGAGGCGGTGCACGTGCTCCGCGACAGCGGCGCGAAGCTCCTGGTCTGCCACGGCTCGCAGCTCGCCCTGGGCGCCGCCGCCGCCGAGGCCGCGGGCGTCCCGCTGGTCACCGTCGGGCCGGCCGGCGCCGGTGCGCCCCGGCTGGAGGAGGTGAGCGGGCCGCTGCCGGCGCTGCCGTCGTACGTCACCCGGCAGGCGGAGGACACCGCGGTCGTGCTCTACACCAGCGGCACCACAGGCGTGCCCAAGGGCGCCCTGCTCACCCACCTCAACCTGGTCATGAACGCCACCGTCAACGTCTTCGACGCCAACGACGCGCGGTCCACCGACGTGGTGCTCGGCTGCCTGCCGCTGTTCCACAGCTTCGGCCAGACCGTGGCCATGAACGGCACCTTCCGCGTCGGCGGGACCCTGGTGCTGCTGAGCCGCTTCACCGGGCCGGCCGCCATCGACCTCATGCTGAGCGAGGGGGTGAACGTCTTCCACGGCGTGCCGACCATGTACGTGGCGCTGCTCGACGCGGCCCGGGACCGCGACACCCTGCCCCGGCTGCGCCTCTGCGTCTCCGGCGGCGCGTCGCTGCCGGTCGCCGTGCTGGAACGGTTCCACGCCGCCTTCGACACCACGATCTTCGAGGGCTACGGGCTCTCCGAGACCTCCCCCACGGCGACGACCAACCAGCCGCACTTCGGCACCCGGCCCGGGACTATCGGGCACCCGGTCTGGGGCGTGGAGGTGGAGATCGCCCGCGCCGACCTGGACGACCGGATCGAGCTGCTGCCCACCGGCGACCTCGGCGAGATCGTCATCCGCGGCCACAACGTCTTCGCCGGCTACCTGGGACGGCCGGAGGCGACCGCCGAGGCGCTCGTCGACGGTTGGTTCCGCAGCGGGGACCTGGGGCGCAAGGACGCCGACGGCTTCATCACCATCGTGGACCGCAAGAAGGACATGATCATTCGGGGTGGCTTCAACGTCTACCCGCGCGAGGTCGAGGAGGTCCTGGCCCGGCACCCGGCGGTCGGCCAGGTGGCGGTGATCGGCGTGCCCGATCCCCGGCACGGCGAGGAGGTCTGCGCCGTGGTCGTGCCCGACCCGGCCGGCCCCGGCCTGCCCGGCGAGCAGGAGCTGATCGACTGGTGCCGCGAGCACCTGGGCCGCCACAAGTACCCGCGCCAGGTCCGGTACGTCGACGCGCTGCCGATCGGGCCGAGCCACAAGGTGCTCAAGCGGGAACTGCGCCGCACGCTGGCGCCACCTGTCGACTGACCCGGTGAGCGGGTCCGCGCAGCCCCGGAACCGGTGGCTGCGCGGACCCGTCCGGACGGGCTCGCCGGCGCTACTGCCCGGATTCATCCTTTCGCGCCTTTTGTCTCATATAGGCGTTATGCCGAACATGGCTCATTAGGCTCCACGGTGTCATCCAGTCCTCGCCCGGGACATCCGGGAACCGGTCGCGCCAGCGGCCGGACCCGTCGCGCCCACGCCTGTTCGGCGTCGCGCCCGGGCGGCTGGGCCTCGGTCGCCGGCACCCACAGGAATGCGTGAGTCAACGATGATGGACGCGGACACCATGGTCCTGCCCCGGATCGGGCCGGGGGAGATCCGGGTCGAGGACCCGTGGGGCGAGGACCGCGCGGTCGGATCCCGAGCCCGCGCAAACCGTCCACCGGCCGACACCTCCCGGTGGCGGCTCGCCGCGTGGCTGCTTCCGGCGCTGCTGGCCGGGGCGCTCGGCGTCGTGGGAGCCGGCACGCCCGGCCTCCGCCTGGCGGAGCTGGCGACCTGGCGGGCCGCCACTTCCCCCTGGCCGGACCGGCTGCCCGGCGGCGACGTCACGCTCGTGCCGTACCACCTGCTCATGCGCGCCTGGGCGGCCGCGTTCGGCGCCTCCGACCTCGCCCTGCGCGTACCGTCCCTGCTGGCCGTGACGGCGGCCGCGGCGCTCGTCGGGGCGCTGGCCGCCCGGATGTTCGCGCCGGGCGCGGGGGTCCTGGCCGGAGTGATCTTCGCGGTGCTGCCGAGCGTCACCCGGTACGCCCAGGAGGCCCAGCCGTACGCGCTGGCACTGTTCGCCGCGGCGCTCGCCACGTGGTTCCTGCTGCCCGCCATGGACCGGCCGAGCCTGCGCCGCCTCGCCCCGTACGCCGCCGCCGTGGTCCTGCTGGGCCTGTGCCACGCCGTGGCGCTCCTGCTGCTGGTCGCGCACGGCTGGGTCGTGCTCGCCTTCCGGCGCGGGGCGGCCGGCCGGTGGCTGGCCGCCGCGGCCCTCGGCGCGCTCCCCGCCGCCGCGCTGCTCTGGTCCGGGGTACGCGCCGGCGGCCAGATCGCGCCGGCGGCCCGCCCCGACCTGTCGGCCCTCGCCGCGACCCCCGGGGAGTTGTTCGGCGTCGCCGCGCTGGGTGCGGTGCTGCTGGGGCTGGCGCTGTTCAGCCTCCCGCTGCGGCACGCGGCGGCGGTCTGCACGGCCTGGGCCGTGGTGCCGCCGCTCGGCCTGCTGCTCGTGGCGCAGGCGACGCCGGTCTGGTCACCGTCGAGCCTGCTCTTCACGCTGCCGGCCTGGGCGGTGCTGGCCGCGGCCGCGTTGTCCCGGGTGCGCGCCCGCTGGTGGGTGGTGGCGCCGGTGGCGCTGGCCCTGATCGGCGCGCCGGCCCAGGAGGCCCTCCGCGCGCCCGACGGGCACGGGCAGGCCACCCGCGAGGTCGCCGAGATCGTCGGCGCCCGTCGGTTGCCCGGCGACGGCGCGGTCTACGGCGACGCGGACGCGCGGACCCTGGTGGCCCGCTATCTGCCGGCCGACCGGCGGCCGACGGACCTGCTCGCCGCGGCGCCGGGGCACGGCTGTGCCGGTTGCCTGTGGGGCGTCCGGCGGCTGTGGGTGATCCGCCCCGGCGACCGCACGGATCCCGTGCCGCCCGTCGGCGGCGCGACGGAGCGGCTGCTCAGGACCGGATACCGGGTGGCGCAGGTCTGGCACCCGACGGGGTTCACCGTGGCCCTTCTGGTGGACGAGCGCGGCGCACTCTAACCGATCCGTACCTTCCGAACCCCACTGCCCGCGCAGGATCGGCCTCTGTCGGGTTCGTGGCGAGAGCACCATGGGGGAAATGTGGCCATCGCCGCCGACACACGTCCGTCCCGGACCACCACACCGGGCACCTCGGGCAACCGCCCACCGGCGCCCGCCCCGGGCGGACCGCCCGCCCGGAACGGACCGGACCGGCGGCAGTTGAACATCCGGGCCCGCCTCGCGTACGCCAGGTGCGGCGCCACCGCGGGGCCGCTGGTCGCGCCGGGGCGCGCCGGCGCGGCCGTGGAGTTCCGGCACGTCGCCTCGCCCGCGGCGCGGCTGGTGCTGACCCTGCTCGTGCTGGTCAACAGCGCGGCCGGGCTGCTGTTCGTCGGCTGGCTGCTGCTGCCGCAGCACGTGCCCGGCCCCGGCGTGGTCGGGCCCGGCGGCTGGGAGACGATCGCGGCCCGGCTGGCCTTCTGCGTGGTCGTCGGCGTCGAGTTGATCCGCCTGGCGCAGAACGTGGTGGTGTGGGTGTTCGCGTTCCACGCCCGGGACCCGGTGCCGGTCGACCCGCCGGTCGGCCTGCGGGTGGCCCTGCTCACCACGATCGTGCCGAGCAAGGAGCCGCTCGACGTGGCGGAGCGGACGCTGCGCCGGCTGCGCCAGCTCGTCTACTGCGGCCAGGTGGACGTCTGGATCCTCGACGAGGGGGACGACCCCGCGGTGAAGGAGATGGCCGCGCGGCTCGGCGTCCACCACTTCAGCCGCAAGGGCCGGCCGGAGTACAACCAGCCCGGCGGGGAGTTCCGGGCCCGGACCAAGTCCGGCAACCACAACGCCTGGCGGGCCGAGCACGAGAACCGGTACGACGTGGTGGCCAACGTCGACCCGGACCACGTCCCGCTGCCCAACTTCCTCGAACGCACCCTCGGCTACTTCCGCGACCCGGACGTCGCCTTCGTGGTGACCCCCCAGGTGTACGGAAACATGCACCAGAACTTCGTCGCGCACGGCGCCTCCGTGCAGCAGTACCTCTACAACGGCCTCATCGCCCGTGGCGGGAACGGGCTGGACGCGCCGCTGCTCACCGGCACCGGCCACCTCTACCGGCCGGCGGCCTGGCGGACCATCGGCGGCTACCAGGACTCGATCATCGAGGACCACCTGACCAGCATCCGGATCCACGCCGCGACCAACCCCGAGACGGGCAACAAGTGGAAGGGCGTCTACACGCCCGACGTGGTGGCCATCGGCGAGGGCCCGACCTCCTGGGCGGACTACTTCAACCAGCAGAAGCGCTGGGCCGCCGGGATCTGCGAGATCCTCGTCCGGCCCGAACTGCGCGCACCGCGCGAGCTGCCGTCCCGGCGCCGCTGGCAGTACCGCCTGCTCCAGTTCTACTACCCGAGCGTCGCGGTCAGCCTGCTGCTGGGCAACCTCGCCACCGCCATGTACCTGCTCACCGGGATCGGTTCGGCGCAGCTCGACGTCACCGTGTGGGCGGTGCTCTGGGGCTCGACCTTCGGCACCTGGTTCGTGCTGTGGCTCTGGCTGCGCCGCTTCAACATCGCCCCGCACGAACGGGAGGAGATCGGCCTGGTCGGCATGGCGCTGGCGCTGTTCGCCGGGCCCGTCTACGTGGCCGCCGGGTTCACCGCTCTGCTGCGCCGCAAACTCGGGTTCGTGGTGACGGCCAAGGGGCGGCTGCGCACCATCGAGTCGTTCCGCACGTTCCGGCTCCACCTCTGCTGGGCGGGCGTCTCCGCCGCCCTGCTCGGCGCGAGCGTCGTGCTGGACAACAGCTCACCCCTGCTGCGGGTGTGGCCGGTGCTGACCCTCCTGACCGGTCTCGGTCCGCCACTGATCGCGCTCGTGTCGAACCTGCGGGCCGGCCGGCAGGACGACGAGGCGGACGTGCCCGCCCCCGCTCGCGCGGAGGCCGAGGAGGTCCATCCGCCGAGGTCACGGGTCGCCGTCGAGGAGGTCCTGCGATGATCAGGTTCACCTTTCCGCGGATCGTGCTGGTGTTGGCCGGCGCGCTGCTGCTGACGTACGCCTTCGCCGTGGCGCCCACCGTCAGCCCCGAGCGCCGGGGCGGGACGGTGACGGCCGAGGCGAAGGCGCCCCGACCCCGGGGACCCTTCCCGCCGGCGGGGAAGACCTTCATCGGTGTCATGACCGACAAGGGTCCCCACGACTTCACGCCTGTGGACCGGTTCACGGCGGCCGCCCGGCACCAGCCGCAGCTCATGCTCTTCAGCGAGGGGTGGGCGTCCGCCACGTTCGACCGGGCGCTCTTCGACCGGATCCGCGACCGCGGCATGATGCCGATGCTGGGCTGGGAACCCTGGGACTACCGCCTCGACGAACGGGCCCGGCAGCAGAAGCTGACCGCCCAGCAGATCGACGCGATCCGCTCGGATCAGCCCGACTACCGGCTGTCCCGCATCGCGGGCGGCGAGTTCGACACGTACGTGCGGTCCTGGGCCGAGGGCGTGAAGTCGCTCGGCTACCCGGTGGCCATCCGCTTCGCCCACGAGATGAACGGCTACTGGTACCCGTGGTGCGAGCTGGTCAACGGCAACCAGCCGGGTGACTACGTGAAGGCCTGGCGCCACGTGCACGACGTGTTCCGGGCGGCCGGCGCCACGAACGTCACCTGGGTGTGGAGCCCGAACGTCAGGTACACCGACCTGACCCCCGCCATCTCCACCTACTACCCGGGCGACGACTACGTGGACTGGGTGGGCGTCACGGGCTACTACGGCAAGTACGACTTCGCGCCGTACCTCTCCTTCGACGAGGTCTTCGAGAAGACCATCGCCGAGATCCGCACCGTGAGCAGGAAGCCGATGGTCGTCACCGAGACCGGCGCTTCCGACCACATCGGGCGGAAGGCGGAATGGATCACGGAGGCCTTCCAGACCCTGCCCCGGTATCCGTTCATCATCGGTCTGATCTGGTTCGAGGTGAACAAGGAACTCGACTGGCGCGTCGTCAGTTCCCCGGCCGTGACGGCGGCCTTCGCCGGGGCCGTCGCCGCTCCCCGCTACCAGGTCACCTGGTCGCCGGACATGCTCCCGCGCACGAATCTGGCGGACTGATGAGGGTCACCGTACCCCGGGTCCTCATGGTGCTGGTCGGCGCGCCGCTGCTGACCTACGCGGTCGCCATGGCGCCGGCCACCGTGTTCGGAGACCGGGAGGACGCCCGGCCCGACCGGCGCGCGGAGGCCGGGCCGGCCGCGGAACTCTTCCCGCCGGCCGGCAAGGCGTTCGTCGGCGTCATGACGGAGAAGGGCCCGCAGGACTTCGCGGCGGCGGACGCGTTCGCGGCGGCCGCGAGGTACCGGCCGCAGGTGATGATGTTCAGCTCGTGGTGGGGGACCGACAGGTTCGACCGGACGCGGTTCGACCGGATCCGTGACCGCGGCATGCTGCCGCTGCTGGCCTGGGAGCCCTGGGACAACACGGTGGACGAGGCGGCCCGCAGGAAGGGCCTGCCGGTCCGGGAGATCGATCAGCTCCGGTCGAACCAGCCCACCTACCGGTTGTCCCGCATCGCCGGCGGGGACTTCGACGGCTACCTGCGGTCCTGGGCGGACGGGATCAGGTCGCTCGGCTATCCGGTGGCCATCCGGTTCGCGCACGAGATGAACGGTGACTGGTATCCGTGGTCCGAGGCGAGCAACGGCAACCGGCCGGGGGAGTACGTCCGGGCGTGGCGCCACGTGCACGACGTCTTCCGGGCGGCCGGGGCCACCAACGTGACCTGGGTGTGGAGCCCGAACGCCAGGTGGGACGACTCGACGCCGAAGCTCTCCGGGTTCTATCCGGGCGACGACTACGTCGACTGGGTCGGGCTCTCGGGCTACTACGGCATCGGGTTCCACTCGGACTACCGGTCCTTCGACGAGATCTTCGGCCCCACCATCACCGAGATCCGCGCGTTCAGCGGCAAACCGTTTGTCGTGACCGAGACCGGCGCCTCCGACGCCACGGGGCGCAAGGCCGAATGGATCACCGAGACCTTCCGCGCGCTGCCACGCCACCCGGAGATCATCGGGCTCATCTGGTTCGAGGTGGACAAGGAACTGGACTGGCGCATCGTCAGTTCGCCGGCCGTGGCGCGGGCCTTCGCCGCGGCGGTCGCCGACCCCCGCTACCGGTTCGGCTGGTCGCCCGACATGCGCCCGCGCGCAACGGTGGGAAGCTAGTTTTCCGGACAGAAAGGGGCAATGGGGATAAACTCGCTGGGTGGAGAGGGTCATGACGTGGTTCGGTTGACCCGGCCGCGGGTCTTCATGGTGGCGATCGCCGCGCTGCTGCTGGCCTACGCCTTCGCCCTGGCGCCGGTCACCGCGGGCCGGGGCGGGAAGGGCGCCGCGTCCGGCCCGCCGACGACAGCCGAATCGGGCACGGTGGTGCCGGCTGGCGCCGACGGCCCGCCACTCCAACCGGCCGTGGAGTTCTTCCCGCCCGCCGGCAAGGCGTTCTTCGGCGTGATGACGGACAAGGGGCCGTACGACTTCACGGCGGTGGACCGCTTCGCCGCGGCCGCACGGCGCGAGCCGCAGGTGATGCTCTTCGGCCTGGGCTGGGAGTCCGGCACGTTCGACCGGGTGCTCTTCGACCGGATCAAGGATCGCGGCATGCTGCCCATGCTGGGTTGGGAGCCCTGGGACTACCGCGTGGACCAGGCGGCCCGGAAGCAGAAGAAGCTGAGCGCCCGCCAGATCGACCGGCTGCGGTCCACCCAGCCGCGTTACCGGCTGTCGCGGATCGTGAACGGCGACTTCGACGGCTACCTGCGTTCGTGGGCCGAGGGCGTGAAGTCGCTCGGCTACCCGGTCGCCATCCGGTTCGCCCACGAGATGAACGGCGACTGGTACCCGTGGTGCGAGAAGGCCAACGGCAACCGGCCCGGCGAGTACGTCGAGGCGTGGCGGCACGTGCACGACCTCTTCGAGCGGGCGGGAGCCACAAACGTCATCTGGGTGTGGAGCCCGAACGCCAGGTGGAGCAAGACGACCGCCCACCTCTCCGGCTTCTACCCGGGCGACGACTACGTCGACTGGGTGGGCACCACCGGCTACTACGGCACCGGAACGTGGTCCAGATACTCGTCCTTCGACGCCATCTTCGGCCCCACCATCGCGGAGATCCGCACCTTCAGCCGCCGGCCGCTGGTGGTCACCGAGACCGGCGCCAGCGACGCCGACGGCCGCAAGGCCCAGTGGATCCGGGAGACCTTCCGGGCGCTGCCGAAACACCGGGACGTCATCGGGCTCATCTGGTTCGAGGTCGACAAGGAGGTGGACTGGCGTATCGCCGGCTCACCCGCCGCCGCTACCGCGTTCGCCCAGTCGGTCGCCGCGCCGCGCTACGACCTCCGCTGGTCACCCGACCTGCTCCCGCGCACCGAGCTGGAGTAGCTCACCCGTCGCACCCCGGCGGGCGGCCGGATCGGGGCAGCAGCCGCGCCGCCACCCGTCGCAGCGGGCGGCCGTTCCCGGCGAGCTTCCGCATGCGCCGCCAGGCCGTACGCCCCGGCGGGCCGGCCGCCCCACCCGCGGCGTCGGCCGCCTCCTGGAGCGTCCGGGACGGCGGCTCCTGCGGGC
It encodes the following:
- a CDS encoding long-chain-fatty-acid--CoA ligase, producing MTALSLAMVLAEAARRHPDTVAVVDGDTRVTYAELWRQARGYAAGLRELGVAPGDPVALLAPNVVDFPRVYYGGLAAGAVLVPVHLLLTVDEAVHVLRDSGAKLLVCHGSQLALGAAAAEAAGVPLVTVGPAGAGAPRLEEVSGPLPALPSYVTRQAEDTAVVLYTSGTTGVPKGALLTHLNLVMNATVNVFDANDARSTDVVLGCLPLFHSFGQTVAMNGTFRVGGTLVLLSRFTGPAAIDLMLSEGVNVFHGVPTMYVALLDAARDRDTLPRLRLCVSGGASLPVAVLERFHAAFDTTIFEGYGLSETSPTATTNQPHFGTRPGTIGHPVWGVEVEIARADLDDRIELLPTGDLGEIVIRGHNVFAGYLGRPEATAEALVDGWFRSGDLGRKDADGFITIVDRKKDMIIRGGFNVYPREVEEVLARHPAVGQVAVIGVPDPRHGEEVCAVVVPDPAGPGLPGEQELIDWCREHLGRHKYPRQVRYVDALPIGPSHKVLKRELRRTLAPPVD
- a CDS encoding acyl-CoA dehydrogenase family protein, producing the protein MDLQLSAEQAAARRLAAEFVDREVAPHATAWDRREAVDPDIVGKLGRLGFLGLTVPEEDGGSGGDHLTYCLVLEELGRGDSAVRGIVSVSLGLVAKSVAGHGTAAQKQEWLPRLCSGAALGCFALTEADSGSDAAALRTRAERDGGDWLITGTKTFITNGTTADVALVFARTGGPGHRGITAFLVPTGAAGLTRREIHGKLGLRGQATGELRFDAVRVPDSARLGPEGGGFRLALATLAKGRMSVAAGCVGIAQGCLDAAVGYAGQRVQFGKPIAGHQLVQQLIAGIAVDTAAARLLVWRVADLVDRGEPFATESSMAKLFASEAAVRAADSAVQVFGGYGYIDEFPVGRYLRDARVMTLYEGTSQIQQLLIGRALTGVNAF
- a CDS encoding glycosyltransferase family 39 protein — translated: MMDADTMVLPRIGPGEIRVEDPWGEDRAVGSRARANRPPADTSRWRLAAWLLPALLAGALGVVGAGTPGLRLAELATWRAATSPWPDRLPGGDVTLVPYHLLMRAWAAAFGASDLALRVPSLLAVTAAAALVGALAARMFAPGAGVLAGVIFAVLPSVTRYAQEAQPYALALFAAALATWFLLPAMDRPSLRRLAPYAAAVVLLGLCHAVALLLLVAHGWVVLAFRRGAAGRWLAAAALGALPAAALLWSGVRAGGQIAPAARPDLSALAATPGELFGVAALGAVLLGLALFSLPLRHAAAVCTAWAVVPPLGLLLVAQATPVWSPSSLLFTLPAWAVLAAAALSRVRARWWVVAPVALALIGAPAQEALRAPDGHGQATREVAEIVGARRLPGDGAVYGDADARTLVARYLPADRRPTDLLAAAPGHGCAGCLWGVRRLWVIRPGDRTDPVPPVGGATERLLRTGYRVAQVWHPTGFTVALLVDERGAL
- a CDS encoding glycosyltransferase family 2 protein, which produces MAIAADTRPSRTTTPGTSGNRPPAPAPGGPPARNGPDRRQLNIRARLAYARCGATAGPLVAPGRAGAAVEFRHVASPAARLVLTLLVLVNSAAGLLFVGWLLLPQHVPGPGVVGPGGWETIAARLAFCVVVGVELIRLAQNVVVWVFAFHARDPVPVDPPVGLRVALLTTIVPSKEPLDVAERTLRRLRQLVYCGQVDVWILDEGDDPAVKEMAARLGVHHFSRKGRPEYNQPGGEFRARTKSGNHNAWRAEHENRYDVVANVDPDHVPLPNFLERTLGYFRDPDVAFVVTPQVYGNMHQNFVAHGASVQQYLYNGLIARGGNGLDAPLLTGTGHLYRPAAWRTIGGYQDSIIEDHLTSIRIHAATNPETGNKWKGVYTPDVVAIGEGPTSWADYFNQQKRWAAGICEILVRPELRAPRELPSRRRWQYRLLQFYYPSVAVSLLLGNLATAMYLLTGIGSAQLDVTVWAVLWGSTFGTWFVLWLWLRRFNIAPHEREEIGLVGMALALFAGPVYVAAGFTALLRRKLGFVVTAKGRLRTIESFRTFRLHLCWAGVSAALLGASVVLDNSSPLLRVWPVLTLLTGLGPPLIALVSNLRAGRQDDEADVPAPARAEAEEVHPPRSRVAVEEVLR
- a CDS encoding glycoside hydrolase family 26 protein — translated: MIRFTFPRIVLVLAGALLLTYAFAVAPTVSPERRGGTVTAEAKAPRPRGPFPPAGKTFIGVMTDKGPHDFTPVDRFTAAARHQPQLMLFSEGWASATFDRALFDRIRDRGMMPMLGWEPWDYRLDERARQQKLTAQQIDAIRSDQPDYRLSRIAGGEFDTYVRSWAEGVKSLGYPVAIRFAHEMNGYWYPWCELVNGNQPGDYVKAWRHVHDVFRAAGATNVTWVWSPNVRYTDLTPAISTYYPGDDYVDWVGVTGYYGKYDFAPYLSFDEVFEKTIAEIRTVSRKPMVVTETGASDHIGRKAEWITEAFQTLPRYPFIIGLIWFEVNKELDWRVVSSPAVTAAFAGAVAAPRYQVTWSPDMLPRTNLAD
- a CDS encoding ABC-F family ATP-binding cassette domain-containing protein, which gives rise to MSDACVVCTNLSFSWPDDTPVFQDLSFTVPPGRTGLVAPNGAGKTTLLRLIAGDLTPTGGAVTVDGLLGYLPQNLPLAGDLTVAQVLGVDAVLRALHAIEAGDAREEHFTTVGDDWDVEERSRAELDRLGLGDVPLDRRLATLSGGQVVSLGLAAQLLRRPDVLLLDEPTNNLDLDARHRLYGVLQEWSGCLLLVSHDRALLDRMDRIAELDRGEVRLFGGNFTAYEEASRAAREAAERTVRGAEQEVKREKREMQQARERAERRAGNAARNLDSAGLARIVAGGLKRSAQESAGRSRQLHANRVSEAQSRLDEASRALREDQTLTLDLPDTTVPAGRTVVAGERMQVHHDGRPVFAGAGVDVTIRGPERIALTGPNGAGKSTLLRLLRGDLDPEGGEVRRGDGRVAYLSQRLDLLDPDRTVAENFAAYAPDRPPAERMNLLARFLFRGPRAHLPVGVLSGGERLRATLACVLYAQPAPHLLLLDEPTNNLDLVSAGQLENALGAYRGAFVVVSHDERFLAEIGVRRWLRLDGGRLREVPAPDPV